A portion of the Myripristis murdjan chromosome 13, fMyrMur1.1, whole genome shotgun sequence genome contains these proteins:
- the fzd4 gene encoding frizzled-4 produces MCGARGVAVTMSGRTRVIWAALLLLSGLVGQLGAVQAFGDEVEEMTCDPIRISMCQGLGYNVTKMPNLVGNVLQSDAELQLTTFTPLIQYGCSSQLKFFLCSVYVPMCTDKVPIPIGPCGSMCLSVKRKCLPVLNEFGFIWPEVLNCSLFPPQNDHNHMCMEGPGDEDPPYPPVRPLAPQEEECQALGSAPDQYAWVRRSQSCALQCGYDSGLYRRGAKVFTDAWMAVWAVLCFLSTTLTVLTFLLDSQRFSYPERPIIFLSMCCNLYSVAYLVRLTLGRERVSCDLEEAAVPVLVQEGLKSTGCAIVFLLLYFFGMASSLWWVILTLTWFLAAGLKWGHEAIEMHSSYFHIAAWAIPAVKTIVILIMRLVDADDLTGLCYVGNQQQEALTGFVVAPLATYLLIGTLFICAGLVALFKIRSNLQKDGAKTDKLERLMVKIGVFSVLYTVPASTVIGCYLYQLSNWGDFRASAWDSYVASEMLRIFMSLLVGITSGMWIWSAKTLHTWQRCSARLLRDGRANRGAKRAPGEGWIKPGKGNETVV; encoded by the exons ATGTGCGGGGCTCGGGGTGTCGCGGTGACCATGTCCGGCAGGACCAGGGTGATCTGGGCTGCCCTGCTCCTATTGTCCGGGCTGGTCGGCCAGCTCGGCGCGGTGCAGGCGTTCGGCGATGAGGTGGAGGAGATGACCTGCGACCCTATCCGGATCTCCATGTGCCAGGGTCTCGGTTACAACGTCACCAAGATGCCCAATCTGGTCGGCAACGTGCTGCAGTCGGACGCGGAGCTGCAGCTGACCACGTTCACACCTCTCATACAGTACGGCTGCTCCAGTCAACTGAAG ttCTTCCTGTGCTCAGTCTATGTGCCAATGTGCACAGACAAGGTGCCAATCCCCATTGGTCCATGTGGtagcatgtgtctgtctgtcaagaGAAAATGCCTCCCCGTACTTAACGAGTTTGGCTTCATATGGCCTGAG GTGCTCAACTGCAGCCTCTTCCCACCACAGAACGACCACAACCACATGTGTATGGAGGGTCCAGGGGATGAGGACCCACCCTACCCCCCTGTCCGCCCTCTGGCACCCCAGGAGGAGGAGTGCCAGGCCCTGGGATCTGCACCCGACCAGTACGCCTGGGTGAGACGAAGCCAGAGCTGTGCTCTGCAGTGCGGCTACGATAGTGGGCTTTACCGGCGAGGGGCCAAGGTCTTCACGGACGCCTGGATGGCCGTGTGGGCCGTGTTGTGCTTTCTCTCGACCACTCTGACCGTCCTGACCTTTCTGTTAGATTCACAGCGTTTCTCCTATCCTGAAAGGCCAATCATCTTCCTCTCCATGTGCTGTAATCTATACAGCGTTGCCTACCTG gtgCGGCTGACTCTGGGGAGAGAGCGTGTTTCCTGTGACCTGGAAGAAGCCGCAGTACCAGTTCTTGTACAAGAAGGGTTAAAGAGTACCGGCTGTGCCATAGTCTTCCTTCTGCTCTACTTCTTCGGAATGGCCTCCTCACTGTG GTGGGTAATCCTCACACTGACCTGGTTCTTGGCTGCTGGTTTGAAGTGGGGCCATGAGGCTATTGAAATGCACAGCTCCTATTTCCATATAGCAGCATGGGCCATCCCGGCTGTTAAAACCATCGTCATCCTCATCATGAGACTGGTAGACGCAGATGACTTGACCGGGCTCTGTTACGTTGGCAACCAGCAGCAGGAGGCACTTACAGGCTTCGTTGTGGCACCTCTTGCAACATACCTACTTATAG GCACTCTGTTCATCTGTGCTGGCCTGGTGGCTCTCTTCAAGATCCGCTCCAATCTGCAGAAGGACGGCGCTAAGACAGACAAGCTCGAGCGTCTGATGGTGAAGATTGGGGTGTTCTCTGTCCTCTACACTGTCCCAGCATCCACTGTCATCGGGTGCTACCTTTATCAGCTCTCCAACTGGGGGGACTTCAGGGCCAGTGCCTGGGACTCATACGTGGCATCAGAGATGCTTAGAATCTTCATGTCTTTGCTGGTGGGCATCACCTCCGGCATGTGGATCTGGTCAGCAAAGACTCTCCACACCTGGCAGCGCTGCTCCGCCCGCCTTCTCAGGGATGGCAGGGCAAACCGAGGGGCCAAGAGGGCGCCGGGTGAGGGCTGGATCAAACCGGGGAAAGGCAATGAGACAGTGGTGtga